From Corvus cornix cornix isolate S_Up_H32 chromosome 1A, ASM73873v5, whole genome shotgun sequence, a single genomic window includes:
- the GALR3 gene encoding galanin receptor type 3 — protein MPGGLNVSSDSPELRAAGIIVPVIFSLIFLVGTVGNGLVLAVLLWNGQVKYSTTNLFILNLAVADLCFIICCVPFQATIYTLDGWLFGAFACKAVHFLIYLTMYASSFTLAAVSVDRYLAIRYPLKSRDLRTSRNAGVAIVVIWSLSLLFAGPYLSYYQIIHYHGVPICVPIWEDQHRKVLDIVTFVFGYLLPVTVVSLAYTRTIKFLWTSVDPIERISESRKAKRKVTKMIVTVAILFCLCWLPHHLVILCFWFGHFPFNRATYAFRLASHCLSYTNSCLNPIVYALISKHFRKRFKQVFTCLFFQNKIRKRKKKRVGRKFHMVNVERGFANRTGAFYGGNSEVTQVSEENTRKRDLEGATCARAWTRQVQDAVVSVQKELLEEGSLATAGHSLDMTPLRGTVGEGQEEALEKG, from the exons ATGCCGGGGGGATTGAATGTCTCTTCTGACAGCCCGGAGTTACGAGCAGCAGGGATTATTGTGCCTGTCATCTTCTCCCTCATCTTCCTCGTGGGTACTGTGGGGAAtgggctggtgctggctgtgctgctaTGGAATGGCCAAGTCAAGTATTCCACCACCAACCTCTTCATCCTCAACCTGGCTGTGGCCGACCTGTGCTTCATCATCTGCTGTGTCCCTTTCCAGGCCACCATTTACACCCTGGATGGGTGGCTCTTCGGGGCCTTTGCCTGCAAGGCTGTGCATTTCCTGATCTACCTCACCATGTATGCCAGCAGCTTTACCCTGGCTGCTGTCTCTGTTGACAG GTACTTGGCCATTCGCTACCCACTGAAGTCCCGGGATCTCCGCACATCCCGAAATGCAGGAGTGGCCATTGTGGTAATCTGGTCACTGTCACTGCTCTTCGCAGGGCCTTACCTCAGTTACTACCAGATAATCCATTACCACGGTGTGCCCATCTGTGTCCCCATCTGGGAGGACCAGCACCGAAAGGTTCTGGACATCGTCACGTTTGTGTTTGGATACCTGCTGCCCGTGACCGTGGTGAGCCTGGCATACACTAGGACCATCAAGTTCTTGTGGACCTCTGTAGACCCCATAGAAAGAATCTCAGAGTCTCGGAAAGCCAAGCGTAAGGTCACCAAGATGATTGTCACTGTGGCCAtcctgttctgcctctgctggTTGCCCCACCACCTGGTCATCCTCTGCTTCTGGTTTGGCCACTTTCCCTTCAACCGGGCCACATACGCTTTCCGcctggcttcccactgcctttCCTACACCAACTCCTGCCTCAACCCCATTGTCTATGCCCTCATCTCCAAGCATTTCCGCAAGCGTTTCAAGCAGGTCTTCACCTGCCTCTTCTTCCAGAACAAGatcaggaagaggaagaagaagagagtTGGAAGGAAATTCCATATGGTCAATGTGGAAAGAGGTTTCGCGAACAGGACGGGAGCTTTCTATGGAGGCAACAGTGAGGTGACCCAAGTCTCAGAGGAGAACACCAGGAAGAGGGACCTTGAAGGTGCCACTTGTGCCAGAGCATGGACTCGGCAGGTACAAGATGCCGTGGTCTCTGttcagaaggagctgctggaggagggaagTTTGGCAACAGCTGGCCATTCCCTAGACATGACCCCTCTAAGGGGAACTGTAGGAGAAGGCCAAGAAGAAGCCCTAGAAAAGGGCTAG
- the LOC120411919 gene encoding LOW QUALITY PROTEIN: noggin-like (The sequence of the model RefSeq protein was modified relative to this genomic sequence to represent the inferred CDS: inserted 1 base in 1 codon; deleted 3 bases in 3 codons), whose amino-acid sequence MEGPHRSCLLLLLCLLPPPAIPGPPPSLEEPREPLLPPSSTADPTAHAAARSPSAPVRPYSLSLSPEDYRYXPKPRHLRPGRLRRLLGSAFDPFWMATEEPRGRNGSIPEENLESMSRDLAEGAGRYHRKLWREVEGLELPSCCPPPRAAPAATGVLARRLRQWLVERASCRLTSAWVDLGPIFWPRWVRHTTCESGPPGCSWPPGMSCRPAQLTRIKLLAWHCWTPQHPGPPNCAWRQIPYPVVAACKCSCH is encoded by the exons ATGGAGGGACCACACcgcagctgcctcctcctc ctcctgtgcctgctgccacCACCGGCCATCCCAGGCCCACCGCCGTCTCTGGAGGAG CCCCGGGAGCCGCTGCTGCCACCGTCCAGCACCGCTGACCCCACCGCCCACGCTGCTGCGCGGTCACCCTCGGCCCCGGTGCGGCCCTACAGCCTGTCCCTCTCCCCCGAGGATTATCGCT TCCCCAAGCCCCGGCACCTGCGCCCCGGGCGGCTGCGCCGGCTCCTGGGCTCGGCCTTCGACCCCTTCTGGATGGCGACCGAGGAGCCCCGCGGTCGCAACGGCAGCATCCCCGAGGAGAACCTGGAGTCCATGAGCAGGGACCTGGCCGAGGGTGCGGGACGATATCACCGCAAGCTGTGGCGAGaggtggaggggctggagctgccc tcctgctgcccGCCGCCCCGAGCTGCCCCCGCAGCTACCGGGGTCCTGGCCCGCCGCCTGCGGCAGTGGCTGGTGGAACGGGCCTCCTGCCGCCTCACCTCCGCCTGGGTCGACCTGGGACCCATCTTCTGGCCGCGCTGGGTGCGCCACACCACGTGCGAGAGCGGCCCCCCCGGCTGCTCCTGGCCCCCCGGCATGAGCTGCCGCCCCGCACAGCTCACTCGCATCAAGCTGCtggcctggcactgctggaccCCGCAGCACCCCGGCCCCCCAAACTGCGCCTGGCGGCAGATCCCCTACCCCGTCGTGGCCGCCTGCAAGTGCTCCTGCCACTGA
- the GCAT gene encoding 2-amino-3-ketobutyrate coenzyme A ligase, mitochondrial: MWRAAAVRAVRGGGAGAPRAASGAAAAQLRRRLESELEDIRGAGTWKSERVISSRQGPHLRLAGGGAGIINFCANNYLGLSSHPEVIRAAVEALEKFGAGLSSVRFICGTQSIHKDLEEKIARFHQREDAILYASCFDANAGIFEALLTPEDAVLSDELNHASIIDGIRLCKANKYRYKHMDMQDLEAKLKEAQKHRLRLVATDGAFSMDGDIAPLREICQLAQKYDALVFIDECHATGFLGPNGRGTDELLGVMDKVTIINSTLGKALGGAAGGYTTGPKPLIDLLRQRSRPYLFSNSLPPAVVGCASKALDLLMESNAIAQSMAAKTQRFRTKMTAAGFTISGKDHPICPVMLGDARLASVMAEDMLNRGIYVIGFSYPVVPKGKARIRVQISAVHSDEDIDRCVEAFTEVGRKHGALP, encoded by the exons ATGTGGCGGGCGGCGGCGGTgcgggcggtgcggggcggcggggccggcgctcCCCGGGCCGCGtcgggagcggcggcggcgcagcTGCGGCGGCGGCTGGAGAGCGAGCTGGAGGACATCCGCGGCGCCGGCACCTGGAAGAGCGAGCGCGTCATCTCCTCCCGACAGGGTCCCCACCTCCGCTtggcgggcggcggcgccg GGATCATCAACTTCTGCGCCAATAACTACCTGGGGCTCTCCAGCCACCCCGAGGTGATCCGAGCCGCTGTGGAGGCCCTGGAGAAGTTCGGCGCTGGGCTCAGCTCCGTCCGCTTTATCTGCGGTACCCAG AGCATCCACAAGGACCTGGAGGAGAAGATCGCACGTTTCCACCAGCGGGAAGATGCCATTCTCTATGCCAGCTGCTTTGATGCCAACGCTGGTATCTTTGAG GCCCTGCTGACCCCAGAGGATGCAGTGCTGTCGGATGAGCTGAACCACGCTTCCATCATCGATGGGATCCGCCTGTGCAAGGCCAACAAGTACCGCTACAAGCACATGGACATGCAGGACCTGGAGGCCAAGCTGAAAGAAGCGCAG AAGCATCGACTGCGACTAGTGGCCACTGATGGTGCCTTCTCCATGGACGGTGACATCGCACCCCTGAGGGAAATCTGCCAGCTTGCCCAGAAGTATGATGCCCTGGTCTTCATTGATGAATGCCATGCCACAGGATTCCTGGGACCCAATGGGCG GGGTACTGATGAGCTCCTGGGAGTGATGGACAAAGTCACCATCATCAATTCCACCCTTGGAAAAGCTcttggaggagctgcag GTGGGTACACAACGGGTCCCAAACCCCTCATCGATTTGCTCCGCCAGCGTTCCCGCCCGTACCTCTTCTCCAACAGCTTGCCCCCTGCCGTGGTGGGCTGTGCATCCAAGGCCCTGGACCTGCTCATGGAGAGCAATGCCATTGCACAGTCTATGGCTGCCAAAACCCAACG GTTCAGAACTAAGATGACAGCAGCTGGCTTCACCATCTCAGGGAAAGACCACCCCATCTGTCCGGTCATGCTGGGGGATGCTCGGCTGGCATCAGTGATGGCAGAGGACATGCTCAACAGAG GCATTTATGTCATTGGCTTCAGCTACCCCGTGGTCCCCAAGGGGAAGGCCCGCATTCGGGTCCAGATCTCTGCCGTGCACAGTGACGAGGACATCGACCGCTGCGTGGAAGCCTTCACTGAGGTGGGACGGAAGCACGGAGCACTGCCTTGA
- the LOC104696517 gene encoding histone H5: MSDSPIPLPPASATKPKRARSARRPAAHPAYSDMITAAIRADKSRGGSSRQSIQKYVKSHYKVGQNADVQIRLAIRRLLATGVLKQTKGVGASGSFRLAKASKAKRSPAKKRKKATRRRSTSPRKPARSRKAKSPAKKPKSAARKARKKSRSSPKKAKKPKTVKAKSLKVSKPKKAKRSKSRTKSSARKSPKKK; this comes from the coding sequence ATGAGCGACAGCCCGATCCCACTGCCGCCGGCTTCGGCCACCAAGCCCAAGCGGGCCCGGTCAGCGCGGCGGCCGGCAGCCCACCCTGCCTACTCGGACATGATCACGGCAGCCATCCGGGCCGACAAGAGCCGCGGCGGCTCATCCCGGCAGTCCATCCAGAAGTACGTGAAGAGCCACTACAAGGTGGGCCAGAACGCCGACGTCCAGATCAGGCTGGCCATTCGGCGCCTGCTCGCCACCGGAGTCCTCAAGCAGACCAAAGGAGTTGGTGCCTCCGGCTCTTTCCGCCTAGCCAAGGCCAGCAAGGCGAAGAGGTCTCCAGccaagaagaggaagaaggcaACCAGGAGAAGATCCACTTCGCCCCGGAAGCCGGCTAGGTCCAGGAAAGCCAAGTCCCCGGCCAAGAAGCCCAAATCTGCTGCCAGGAAGGCCAGGAAGAAGTCAAGGAGCAGCCCTAAGAAAGCCAAGAAGCCAAAGACTGTTAAGGCCAAGTCCCTGAAGGTATCCAAACCCAAGAAGGCGAAGCGGTCGAAGTCCAGAACCAAGTCCAGTGCCCGGAAGTCGCCCAAGAAGAAGTGA